The Metabacillus sediminilitoris genome window below encodes:
- a CDS encoding GapA-binding peptide SR1P, with protein MKRFQRLKDFESGKLMIERGMEMGTIVCQHCNSTIGHIEVEKVTTLYGKCDHHDCSKENKQVVEVK; from the coding sequence GTGAAACGCTTTCAAAGATTGAAAGACTTTGAGAGTGGAAAATTAATGATTGAAAGGGGTATGGAGATGGGAACAATCGTTTGTCAACACTGCAACTCTACAATCGGTCATATTGAAGTGGAAAAGGTGACAACTTTGTATGGTAAATGCGATCATCATGATTGCAGTAAAGAAAATAAGCAGGTTGTCGAGGTCAAATAA